A stretch of the Pan troglodytes isolate AG18354 chromosome 20, NHGRI_mPanTro3-v2.0_pri, whole genome shotgun sequence genome encodes the following:
- the FTL gene encoding ferritin light chain, whose translation MSSQIRQNYSTDVEAAVNSLVNLYLQASYTYLSLGFYFDRDDVALEGVSHFFRELAEEKREGYERLLKMQNQRGGRALFQDIKKPAEDEWGKTPDAMKAAMALEKKLNQALLDLHALGSAHTDPHLCDFLETHFLDEEVKLIKKMGDHLTNLHRLGGPEAGLGEYLFERLTLKHD comes from the exons ATGAGCTCCCAGATTCGTCAGAATTATTCCACCGACGTGGAGGCAGCCGTCAACAGCCTGGTCAATTTGTACCTGCAGGCCTCCTACACCTACCTCTCTCTG GGCTTCTATTTCGACCGCGATGATGTGGCTCTggaaggcgtgagccacttcttCCGCGAATTGGCCGAGGAGAAGCGCGAGGGCTACGAGCGTCTCCTGAAGATGCAAAACCAGCGTGGCGGCCGCGCTCTCTTCCAGGACATCAAG AAGCCAGCTGAAGATGAGTGGGGTAAAACCCCAGACGCCATGAAAGCTGCCATGGCCCTGGAGAAAAAGCTGAACCAGGCCCTTTTGGATCTTCATGCCCTGGGTTCTGCCCACACGGACCCCCAT cTCTGTGACTTCCTGGAGACTCACTTCCTAGATGAGGAAGTGAAGCTTATCAAGAAGATGGGTGACCACCTGACCAACCTCCACAGGCTGGGTGGCCCGGAGGCTGGGCTGGGCGAGTATCTCTTCGAAAGGCTCACTCTCAAGCACGACTAA